In Panicum virgatum strain AP13 chromosome 4N, P.virgatum_v5, whole genome shotgun sequence, a single window of DNA contains:
- the LOC120668454 gene encoding probable beta-1,3-galactosyltransferase 2, giving the protein MSWRRGGGAGADGVARRWVLLLCVGSFCLGLLFTNRMWTLPEASEIAIPNERKGKESELMAGDCSIRKVQGKRDYGDMLHMSDTHHDAQTLDKTIANLETELSAARTLQDSFLNGSPVSEEYKASESTGRRKYLMVIGINTAFSSRKRRDSIRNTWMPQGEMRKKLEEEKGIIIRFVIGHSAISGGIVDRAIEAEDKKHGDFMRLDHVEGYLELSGKTRTYFATAVALWDANFYVKVDDDVHVNIATLGNILSKHILKPRVYIGCMKSGPVLSDKDVRYYEPEHWKFGEVGNKYFRHATGQLYAISKDLATYISINKHVLHKYINEDVSLGSWLIGLDVEHIDDRRLCCGTPPDCEWKAQAGNTCAASFDWKCSGICNSVQNIWGVHKKCSEGEKALLTASF; this is encoded by the exons atgagctggaggaggggaggcggcgccggcgcggatgGCGTGGCCAGGAGGTGGGTGCTGCTGCTCTGCGTCGGGAGCTTCTGCCTCGGCCTGCTCTTCACCAACAG GATGTGGACATTGCCTGAAGCAAGTGAGATAGCTATACCAAATGAAAGGAAGGGGAAAGAGTCTGAGCTTATGGCTGGAGACTGTAGTATACGAAAA GTTCAAGGAAAACGCGATTACGGTGACATGCTACATATGTCAGATACTCACCATGATGCACA GACTTTAGATAAGACCATAGCAAACTTGGAGACAGAACTCTCTGCCGCAAGGACTCTacaagattcttttctcaatggatctccagtgtcaGAAGAGTACAAGGCTTCTGAGTCTACCGGTAGGCGCAAGTACCTTATGGTGATAGGTATCAATACTGCTTTTAGCAGCCGCAAGAGAAGGGATTCTATCCGCAACACCTGGATGCCTCAAG GAGAAATGAGGAAAAAGCTGGAGGAAGAGAAGGGGATCATAATTCGTTTTGTTATTGGTCACAG TGCTATTTCTGGTGGAATTGTCGATAGAGCAATTGAGGCAGAGGATAAGAAACATGGAGACTTCATGAGGCTT GATCATGTGGAGGGATACCTTGAACTTTCGGGCAAAACAAGGACATACTTTGCAACAGCTGTTGCTTTATGGGATGCTAACTTCTATGTGAAGGTTGACGACGACGTGCATGTTAATATAG CAACACTTGGAAATATCTTATCCAAACATATTTTGAAGCCCAGGGTATATATTGGATGCATGAAGTCTGGCCCTGTCCTATCTGACAA GGATGTCAGATACTATGAACCTGAGCACTGGAAGTTCGGGGAAGTGGGTAACAAATATTTTCGACATGCCACCGGTCAACTATATGCCATTTCAAAAGATTTGGCAACCTACATATCAATAAACAA GCATGTTTTGCACAAGTACATCAACGAAGATGTTTCTTTGGGATCTTGGTTGATAGGGTTAGATGTTGAGCATATTGATGACCGCAGACTATGCTGCGGCACTCCACCTG ATTGCGAATGGAAAGCTCAGGCAGGGAACACCTGCGCAGCCTCGTTTGATTGGAAGTGCAGTGGTATCTGCAACTCTGTGCAGAACATCTGGGGTGTTCATAAGAAGTGTTCAGAAGGTGAAAAGGCACTGTTAACTGCCTCGTTCTAA
- the LOC120668456 gene encoding uncharacterized protein LOC120668456: MDRRLRSPAHRPPAPRADQRQRGGASPHRFLRPGALARLRDSKVLARSLRCAARAPLPPPSSSSPPRSPAPAAPAGDGVPCFLGPAARVMRYPLRKKLAAARGVVFLPPPEAAEAFFVDALASPPPSSDLVAAR, encoded by the coding sequence atGGACCGCCGCCTCCGGTCCCCGGCGCACCGACCGCCGGCCCCGCGCGCGGACCAgcgccagcgcggcggcgccagccCGCACCGCTTCCTCCGCCCGGGCGCCCTCGCGCGGCTCCGCGACTCCAAGGTCCTCGCCCGCTCCCTCCGCTGCGCCGCGCgggcgccgctcccgccgccgtcctcaTCCTCGCCtccccgctcgcccgcgcctGCGGCGCCCGCGGGTGACGGCGTCCCGTGCTTCCTaggccccgccgcgcgcgtgATGCGGTACCCGCTGCGGAAGAAgctcgccgcggcgcggggcgTGGTGTTCCTGCCCCCGCCGGAGGCCGCCGAGGCCTTCTTCGTGGACGCgctcgcgtcgccgccgccgtcgtcggacCTCGTCGCCGCGCGCTGA
- the LOC120668455 gene encoding uncharacterized protein LOC120668455: protein MDKGKSVVAELAASLSDVRVTPRQNPKPKSFVPSASFYSFSKKAKPRKLVSLCLGTLGQHLEDIITEISEFAAYFPPHIKLAILSIARRRRLLNDEVLTSLAECSWEILDISGSDVTDVGLATVANVCSNLRAIDISRCEKITTAGVSEIVCHSPSLEILRCGGCPRSEFTARRCLNILKPKLNTLEEDSWEELDTLDIGGGAESLRWLVWPRIYDNSKETLAAECPRVTINPQPSPYDLSGSRVPVEALASVPLDHSVVEDIDPKTWAVSAAPRRPVASSNPNAPPEIPIAERFRLTYVEREARLAPKRAK, encoded by the exons ATGGACAAGGGGAAATCGGTGGTCGCCGAGCTGGCTGCGTCGCTCAGCGATGTCCGAGTCACGCCGCGCCAGAACCCGAAGCCCAAGAGCTTCGTACCGTCGGCATCCTTCT ATTCTTTCTCAAAGAAGGCTAAACCTCGGAAATTGGTGAGCTTGTGCCTTGGCACCCTTGGTCAGCATCTTGAAGATATCATCACTGAGATTTCTGAATTCGCTGCCTACTTTCCACCCCACATTAAG TTGGCAATTCTTTCTATTGCGAGGAGAAGAAGACTACTGAATGATGAAGTTTTGACTTCTCTTGCTGAATGCTCCTGGGAGATCCTAGATATATCTGGTTCTGATGTAACTGATGTTGGTTTAGCTACTGTGGCAAATGTTTGTAGTAATTTACGCGCTATTGATATTAG TCGCTGCGAAAAAATTACTACTGCTGGTGTTTCTGAAATTGTGTGCCACAGCCCATCCTTGGAGATATTGAGATGTGG AGGCTGTCCAAGGAGTGAATTCACTGCGAGGAGGTGCTTGAATATCTTGAAACCCAAATTAAATACTCTTGAAGAGGACTCGTGGGAGGAACTTGATACACTAGATATAGGAGGTGGTGCAGAGTCTTTAAGATGGCTTGTTTGG CCAAGGATATATGATAACTCAAAGGAAACTCTAGCTGCCGAATGCCCTCGTGTTACAATCAACCCACAGCCATCGCCTTATGACCTCTCTGGATCCAGAGTCCCAGTTGAAGCATTGGCAAGCGTACCACTTGACCATTCCGTAGTTGAGGATATTGACCCCAAAACTTGGGCGGTTTCTGCTGCCCCTCGAAGACCTGTTGCTTCGTCAAATCCTAATGCTCCACCTGAAATACCGATAGCAGAGAGGTTCCGACTCACCTATGTGGAGAGGGAAGCAAGGCTGGCGCCCAAGAGAGCCAAGTGA
- the LOC120668459 gene encoding heat shock 70 kDa protein 16-like: protein MSVVGFDVGNDTLVAAAARQRGIDVLLNAESKRESPAAVAFSHNARLIGSHAASASASHAPFSSVKRLLLGATGRDPASSLLRDLPRLPFPVFSAAAVHADHIGRRIALSPTHLLSMLLAYLKQVAEADLGGAPVADCVISVPCYFTQAQRRAYLDAAAVAGLRPLRLMHDLAATALGYGLYRSDLGSAGGPTHVAFVDVGQCDTQVAVVAFDESGMKVLSHGFDADLGGRDFDEVLFEHFAEEFRDRYKIDVVGNVKASMRLRAACEKAKKVLSANAEAVVNIECLMDEKDVRGVIRRDEFEKLCAGLLERVVEPCKRAVADSRIVLGSLHSVELVGSGSRVPSIAKVLAGFFRREPSRTLNASECVARGCALQCAMLSPAFRVREYEVQDAIPASIGFSTREGSISTLSSNALFRRGLPFPSVKTIILQKNSSFNLDAYYVDGSELPPGTSANIGSFQIGPFQAHSEASKVKVKVRLNLHGLISVESAALIDDYRRDANTADHMEVDSSGDDMGDKSRNERSIQRQDLRIIEYIYGAMSKQELLEAQEEEQQLAYQDKLMERTKDRKNALESYVYDTRNKLSERYRSFATDSEREEISANLQQTEEWLYEEGDDETEEVYCSKLEELKKLVDPIENRCKDDEVRAVATRELLKCIVDHRMAAKSLSTSEREAVDNECNKSEQWLREGLQLQESLPKNVDPVLWSYQIKRREEELDMFCQNIARHKGSPARTDGSRGSDHMHTPDRD, encoded by the exons ATGAGCGTGGTCGGGTTCGACGTCGGCAACGACACGCtggtggcggccgccgcgcggcagCGGGGCATCGACGTGCTCCTCAACGCCGAGTCCAAGCGCGAgtcccccgccgccgtcgccttctCCCACAACGCGCGCCTCATCGGCTCCCAcgcggcctccgcctccgcctcccacgCCCCCTTCTCCAGCGTCaagcgcctcctcctcggcgccacCGGCCGGGACCCGGCCTCCTCGCTCCTCCGCGACCTCCCGCGCCTCCCCTTCCCCgtcttctccgccgccgccgtccacgccgACCACATCGGCCGCCGCATCGCGCTCTCCCCGACCCACCTCCTCTCCATGCTGCTCGCCTACCTCAAGCAGGTCGCCGAGGCCGACCTCGGCGGCGCGCCCGTCGCCGACTGCGTGATCTCCGTGCCCTGCTACTTCACGCAGGCGCAGCGCCGCGCCTACCTCGACGCCGCAGCCGTCGCGGGGCTCAGGCCGCTCCGCCTCATGCacgacctcgccgccaccgcgctcGGCTACGGCCTCTACCGCTCCGACCTCGGCAGCGCCGGGGGCCCCACCCACGTCGCGTTCGTGGACGTCGGGCAATGCGACACGCAGGTCGCGGTGGTCGCCTTCGACGAGTCGGGGATGAAGGTGCTGTCGCACGGGTTCGATGCGGACCTGGGGGGCAGGGACTTCGACGAGGTTCTGTTCGAGCATTTTGCCGAGGAGTTCAGGGATAGGTATAAGATTGATGTCGTGGGGAATGTAAAGGCGAGTATGAGGTTGAGGGCAGCGTGCGAGAAGGCGAAGAAGGTTCTGAGCGCGAATGCAGAGGCTGTGGTGAACATCGAGTGCTTGATGGATGAGAAGGATGTCAGGGGGGTGATTCGGAGGGATGAATTCGAGAAGCTATGTGCTGGACTGCTGGAGAGGGTTGTTGAACCTTGCAAGAGGGCGGTGGCAGATTCAAGGATTGTATTGGGGAGCCTGCACTCTGTGGAACTCGTTGGGTCAGGTTCTCGGGTACCTTCCATTGCCAAGGTGCTTGCAGGATTCTTCAGAAGGGAACCTAGTCGCACACTCAATGCTAGTGAGTGTGTGGCTCGGGGGTGTGCATTACAGTGCGCAATGCTGAGTCCTGCATTCCGTGTTCGGGAGTATGAG GTGCAAGATGCTATTCCTGCTTCCATAGGATTTAGCACGAGAGAAGGCTCAATTTCAACATTGTCAAGTAATGCATTGTTCCGGAGAGGCCTGCCATTTCCCAGTGTCAAAACCATTATTCTACAGAAGAACAGCAGTTTTAATTTGGATGCATATTATGTGGATGGGAGTGAATTGCCTCCTGGTACTTCAGCAAACATCGGTAGTTTCCAG ATTGGCCCATTCCAAGCACATAGCGAAGCTTCTAAAGTCAAAGTAAAAGTACGTTTGAATCTACATGGTCTCATTTCAGTCGAATCAGCTGCT TTGATAGATGATTATCGAAGGGATGCGAATACTGCTGACCATATGGAGGTGGATTCCAGTGGTGATGACATG GGTGACAAGTCAAGAAACGAAAGGTCTATCCAACGGCAGGATTTGCGAATCATTGAGTACATTTATGGTGCAATGAGCAAGCAGGAGTTGCTGGAGGCTCAAGAGGAAGAGCAACAACTGGCTTATCAGGATAAACTTATGGAACGAACAAAAGACAGGAAGAATGCATTAGAATCTTATGTATATGACACCCGCAATAAG CTTTCTGAGAGGTACCGGAGCTTTGCTACTGATTCAGAAAGGGAAGAAATATCAGCTAATCTACAACAGACTGAAGAATGGCTttacgaagaaggtgatgatgagACAGAAGAGGTTTACTGTAGTAAACTTGAGGAACTGAaaaag CTTGTAGATCCTATTGAAAATCGTTGTAAAGATGATGAAGTGAGAGCTGTAGCCACGAGGGAGCTTTTGAAGTGCATTGTTGACCACAGGATGGCTGCCAAGTCATTATCCACATCCGAAAGAGAAGCT GTCGACAATGAGTGCAATAAATCTGAGCAGTGGCTAAGGGAGGGGTTGCAACTTCAAGAGTCCTTGCCCAAGAATGTCGACCCTGTACTTTGGTCCTATCAAATTAAGAGAAGGGAAGAAGAGTTGGATAT GTTCTGTCAAAACATAGCAAGGCACAAGGGCTCTCCAGCGAGAACGGATGGCAGCAGGGGTTCGGATCACATGCACACACCAGATAGAGATTAG